The following proteins come from a genomic window of Cronobacter muytjensii ATCC 51329:
- the slmA gene encoding nucleoid occlusion factor SlmA, translating into MAEKQTAKRNRREEILQSLAQMLESSDGSQRITTAKLAASVGVSEAALYRHFPSKTRMFDSLIEFIEDSLITRINLILKDEKETLNRLRLIVQLILGFGERNPGLTRILTGHALMFEQDRLQGRINQLFERIEAQLRQVLREKKMREGEGYVTDEALLASQLLAFCEGMLSRFVRSEFRYSPTADFEARWPLLAAQLQ; encoded by the coding sequence ATGGCAGAAAAACAAACCGCGAAAAGGAACCGTCGCGAAGAAATACTTCAGTCTCTGGCGCAGATGCTTGAATCCAGCGATGGTAGCCAACGTATTACGACCGCTAAACTCGCGGCTTCCGTTGGCGTCTCCGAAGCGGCGCTTTATCGCCACTTCCCCAGCAAAACCCGCATGTTCGACAGCCTGATTGAATTTATCGAAGACAGCCTGATCACCCGCATTAATTTGATTCTGAAAGATGAAAAAGAGACGCTTAACCGTCTGCGCCTGATTGTGCAGCTCATTCTCGGGTTCGGCGAGCGCAACCCGGGGCTGACCCGCATTCTGACGGGACATGCGTTGATGTTTGAACAGGATCGTTTGCAGGGGCGCATTAATCAGCTCTTTGAACGTATAGAAGCCCAGTTGCGCCAGGTGCTGCGTGAGAAAAAAATGCGTGAAGGCGAAGGGTATGTCACTGACGAAGCGCTGCTGGCAAGCCAGCTGCTGGCGTTTTGTGAAGGCATGCTGTCGCGCTTTGTACGCAGCGAATTCCGCTACAGCCCGACGGCGGACTTTGAAGCGCGTTGGCCGTTGCTGGCCGCGCAGTTGCAGTAA
- the dut gene encoding dUTP diphosphatase translates to MMKKIDVKILDPRVGEQFPLPTYATSGSAGLDLRACLDESVELAPGATTLLPTGLAIHIADPTLAAVILPRSGLGHKHGVVLGNLVGLIDSDYQGQLMVSVWNRGQQSFTIEPGERIAQMVFVPVVQAEFNLVEEFTATDRGEGGFGHSGRK, encoded by the coding sequence ATGATGAAAAAAATCGACGTTAAGATTCTGGACCCGCGTGTGGGCGAGCAATTCCCGCTGCCGACGTACGCCACCTCTGGCTCAGCAGGCCTCGATCTGCGCGCCTGCCTGGACGAGTCCGTTGAACTGGCGCCGGGTGCGACCACGCTCCTGCCAACTGGCCTCGCCATTCATATCGCCGATCCAACGCTCGCCGCTGTTATTCTGCCGCGCTCAGGCCTCGGGCATAAACATGGCGTCGTGCTGGGCAATCTGGTCGGGCTTATTGATTCCGATTACCAGGGCCAGCTGATGGTTTCCGTCTGGAACCGTGGCCAGCAGAGCTTCACCATTGAGCCTGGCGAGCGCATCGCGCAAATGGTTTTTGTACCGGTCGTGCAGGCGGAATTTAATCTGGTAGAAGAGTTTACCGCTACCGATCGCGGTGAAGGCGGTTTCGGTCATTCCGGGCGTAAATAA